The genomic interval TAGGAGGTGAACTCATGGATAATCCTTTAATCATCTCCATTTTGCTTGCCGTAATCCTAATCGTCGGTATTGTTGTTGGTTATTTGATTCGCCGATCAATTGCAGAAGCTAAAATATCCAGTGCGGAAAATTTGGCAAAACAGATAGTTGATGAAGCTCATCGAAATGCAGATGCCGCAAAGAAGGAAGCGCTTCTCGAGGCAAAGGATGAAAATCATAAACTTCGCCAGGAGACAGAGGATGAACTGCGCGAGCGCCGGATGGAAGTTCAAAAGCAGGAAAATCGTCTGATGCAAAAGGAAGAAAGTCTGGACAAAAAGAGTGAAACGCTTGATAAGCGAGAAACTACACTGGAGGGAAAAGAAGAATCATTAACAGAAAAACAACAACAAATTGAAGAAATGGAAAGCAAAGTGGAAGCAATGCTTAGTGAGCAGCAAACAGAGCTAGAACGGATTTCGGGTTACACTACTGACCAGGCAAAACAGGTGATTCTAGACCGTGTTGAGCAAGAGGTCAGCCATGAATCGGCATTAATGATTAAAGAAGCTGAAAACCGGGCTAAGGAAGAAGCTGATAAAAAGGCTAAAAGCATTCTTTCACTGGCCCTGCAACGCTGTGCTGCCGACCATGTTGCGGAAACAACTGTATCGGTTGTCAACCTTCCGAACGATGAAATGAAAGGACGAATTATCGGAAGGGAAGGGCGTAACATTCGGACATTGGAAACTTTGACCGGAATTGACCTTATTATTGATGACACGCCGGAAGCGGTCGTGTTGTCAGGGTTTGATCCAATTCGCCGCGAAATTGCCCGCATGGCATTGGAACGGCTTGTTCAAGATGGACGGATACATCCTGCCAGAATTGAAGAAATGGTCGATAAAGCAAGGCGTGATGTTGATGACTATATACGTGAGGTTGGAGAAGAAACGACGTTTGAGGTTGGCATCCACGGACTGCACCCAGACCTCGTCAAGATACTCGGCCGCTTGAAATATCGTACAAGCTATGGTCAAAATGTATTAAAGCACTCCACTGAAGTAGCATACCTCTCCGGGCTGCTTGCTGCTGAGTTAGGTGAAGATGAAACATTGGCAAAAAGAGCCGGCCTGCTTCATGATATCGGCAAAGCAATCGATCATGAAGTGGAAGGAAGCCATGTTGAAATTGGCAAGGAGCTTGGTATAAAGTATAAGGAACCTGAAGTAGTTATTAATTCTATTGCTTCACACCATGGTGATGAGGAGGCAACTTCCATCATTTCGGTTCTGGTTGCTGCAGCCGATGCCTTATCAGCTGCAAGACCTGGTGCCAGAAGTGAGACACTGGAAAATTACATTAAGCGTCTCGAGAAATTGGAAGAAATCTCGGAATCATTTGTCGGTGTTGAAAAATCCTTTGCCATTCAAGCAGGAAGAGAAATCCGGATTATGGTTAAACCTGATGAAATTGACGATATTGATTCTGTTCGGGTGGCACGTGATATTCGAAAGCAAATTGAAGGCGAACTTGATTATCCGGGCCATATTAAAGTGACAGTTATCAGAGAAACGCGAGCAGTGGAATACGCCAAATAAAACTTAACGTGTGAGCCGTCTTTGCAGGATTCAAAGCATTACGACCTTTGTGGTACACTAACATATTAAGCGGCGAAATCACTGAAGGAAGATCTAAGCAGAAGCGGTCAGCTAGACCGCTTCTGCTTTACTTTACAATATAATTGCAATATGCAACACTGAAATTACATAATAAGTTAGGATGAGGTCCATGAAAATACTATTTATCGGTGATGTGGCAGGATCACCAGGAAGAGATATGGTACAGGCTTATCTGCCCGAATTGAAAGCGAAATACCGTCCTGATATGACCATTATCAATGGGGAAAACGCTGCGGCAGGCAAAGGAATTACACAAAAAATCTATAAGCAATTTCTGCAGTGGGGTGCTCATGTCATTACGATGGGCAATCATACGTGGGATAAAAAAGAAATATTTGAGTTTATAGATGAAGCCAAAAATATGATTCGGCCGGCCAATTTTCCGGAGGGCACCCCTGGAAAAGGTATCACGTTTGTTAATATAAATGGAACGGAGGTAGCTGTCGTTAACGCACAGGGGCGAACGTTTCTCCCGGCGATAGATGACCCATTCCGGAAGATGGATGAACTGATTGAAATAGCTAGGAAACGGACCAATATTATTTTTGTTGATTTTCATGCGGAGGCAACTAGTGAAAAGCAGGCAATGGGATGGTATTTGGACGGTAGGGTCAGTGCTGTAGTCGGAACACATACACATACACAGACCGCGGATGAACGCATATTACCAAGTGGTACAGCTTTCATAACAGACGTCGGTATGACTGGTCCTTATGATGCTATTCTGGGAATGGAAAAAGAGGCAGTGATGAAAAAGTTTTTGACAAGTTTGCCAGTACGCTTTGAAATTGATAAAAACGGACGGAATCAATTGAATGGAATAATTGTGGATATTGATAAAAAGACAGGTAAAGCTTCTGTAATTGAACGAATTATGATAAATGATGATCACCCCTTTGACAGTTTGTAAAGAAGTGGTTAAATAGGCTGGATGTGTCACTTGCGAATTGAATATTTGAATGTTTAGAATAATTGTTGCATAATGAAGGTTATAAGATAATATCTCCAAGAATATAGTAGCATTAGAACTACAATAGTAAATGAAGGAGGTACCAGTAGTGGAAGTATTAAAAGTGTCAGCTAAATCAAATCCAAATTCAGTAGCAGGTGCACTTGCAAACGTCCTACGGGAAAGAGGTTCAGCGGAGATACAGGCGATCGGGGCCGGTGCATTGAATCAGGCGGTTAAGGCAGTCGCCATCGCAAGGGGATTCGTTGCGCCAAGCGGGGTTGATCTCATTTGTATACCGGCATTCACCGATATTATGATTGAAGAAGAAGAACGAACAGCGATTAAACTGATTGTAGAACCAAGATAATGTAAAATGGATATGTTTTCAGTGTTGTGCACATGCGCAGCACTTTTTTATTTGCCTCACAGCTCGTATGCATCTGAAATGCACTCATAACACTGCCCAGTAACAATTTCATTATACGTTAATAACGCAGTAACTAAGGATGACTAAGGTTCCCGTTGATTAGAATTTTTTTGGTTCGGTCGAATATGACATCTATTGTTTAATTTGGCCGAAACCTTTATAATGAAATAATGTATGATTATGTAGAAAAGCTCTTTTATATATAAGGAAAGGAGTTGCGATATGAACGAACAGCAGCGGAAACAACAATCGCAAATTAAACAGCCCGAGAATCCGGCGGACGTAAAATCCGACGCGGATAACATGGACCGGCTAAAAAATATGTCCAGCGATGATTTGATTAGCAAATATTTTGAGACAACCTACGAACCACCGAACTTGAATAAAGCAAGGAAACGCGGCCGTGATGATGTGGAGGTACATTACAATTTCGGCATCCCGGAAGATATGGAAAATATCGGGGAAGGCAGGAAATTCATGATTCGTACATACGGCTGTCAAATGAATGAACACGATACTGAAGTGATGGCCGGAATTTTATCTGAAATGGGTTATGAATCAACGAATGATCAGCACGAAGCGGATATTATTCTGTTAAATACTTGTGCGATTAGAGAAAACGCAGAGAATAAAGTGTTTGGAGAAATTGGGCATCTGAAAGCATTAAAACGGGAAAAGCCTGATTTAATTCTTGGTGTGTGTGGGTGTATGTCCCAGGAAGAGAAAGTCGTTAATCGGATTATGCAGAAGCATCCGCAAGTAGATTTAATTTTCGGTACCCATAACATTCACCGTCTCCCACAACTTGTCAAAGAAGCGATGTTTGGAAAGGAAAAAGTGGTGGAAGTATGGTCCAAGGAAGGCGATATCATTGAAAACCTTCCGAAAGCACGTAAAGGAAATATTAAAGCGTGGGTTAACATCATGTATGGCTGTGATAAGTTCTGCACCTACTGTATTGTACCAATGACTCGTGGTAAAGAACGCAGTCGCCTGCCGGAGGACATTATCCAGGAAGTGCGTCAGTTGGCAGCGCAAGGCTATAAGGAGGTTACCCTGCTTGGGCAGAATGTGAATGCTTATGGCAAAGACTTTGAGGATTCGGAATATGGTCTTGGCGATTTAATGGACGAGCTGCATAAGATCGATATTCCACGGATACGCTTTACAACGTCACACCCAAGAGACTTTGACGACCGGCTTATTGAGGTGCTTGCACAAGGTGGCAATCTGCTTGACCATATCCATTTACCGGTACAATCGGGCAGCAGCGAGATTCTTAAGAAAATGAATCGTAAATATACACGCGAAGAATATTTGGAATTAGTACGCAAGATTCGTAAAGCGATGCCGAATGCGACACTGACAACGGATATTATCGTTGGGTTCCCGAATGAGACAGAGGAACAGTTTGAAGAGACCATGTCACTAGTAGAGGAAGTAGGATTTGAAGCTGCGTTTACATTCATCTATTCACCGCGGGAAGGTACACCAGCAGCACGCAAGAAAGATAATATACCGGAAGAAGTTAAAAAGCAGCGACTTTACCGCTTGAATGAGCTTGTTAACAAACAATCAGCTGAATCGATGCAACAATACAAGGATCAAGTTGTGAAAGTCCTTGTCGAGGGTGAAAGTAAGAAAGATCCTGATGTGCTTGCCGGGTATACGGAGCGTAATAAGCTGGTCAACTTTAAAGGACCGGAATCAGCAATCGGCAGCATTGTCGATGTTCGAATTACAGAAGCAAAAACATGGTCGTTAAACGGGGTTATGGTGGAAACGACAGCAGAGGTGAAATGATATGGCACAATATACACGTAAAGAAATTTTAGATGAGGCGAAAAATCTGGCAAACATGCTGGCGAACACGGAAGAGATTAACCGGTTTAAACAAGTAGAAGCGAAACTTAATGCGAATCAAAAAGTGCAGAAGCTGATCAAAAAAATAAAAACATTGCAGAAACAAGCGGTTAACTTCCAGGCGTATGAAAAAACAGAAGCGCTGAAAAATGTGGAGGAAGAAATTGACCGACTTCATGCCGAAGTGGATGCTATCCCAATTGTCCAGGAATTCAAAGAAACGCAAGGTGTCGTCAACGATGTACTGCAACTTGTATCCGGAACAATATCCCGTGAAGTGACCAACAATGTAATCACGTCAACGGGTGGTGATCTCCTGGCCGGTACAACGGGAACAAAACAGGCAGATGAAATAACAAATAGTCAGCAGTAAATATTAGAGTTTTTCCAAAAACTAACCAAAATAATAGAGCGTTCGTCTCTTACCCATAATATAGCATGTGAAGGAAAGCCGGGAAAATATTTATCCCGGTTTTTTCTGTTACCTTCTTGTCGTGTCATTATTCACTTTAGGTATTTGTCTTGCATACGATGACAGTGAGAAAAGGAGGTAACGAACTATGTCATTTCTTGATCATGATTTTAGAGAAGTCATTACGAAGGCTGTTTGTGGTAAAGGAAGAAAGTTCACTCAGGCGACGCATAACATCCAGCCGTCACACCGGGCATCAAGTATTCTTGGGTGCTGGGTTATCAATCATCGCTACAATGCCAAGAAAAAGTCCGAGGACACCGTAGAAGTGAATGGCAGCTATGACATCAATATCTGGTATTCGTACAATGATAACACAAAAACAGAAGTAGTTACCGAACGTGTCACGTATACTGATTACATTCCTCTCTCCGTTAAAGATGACAATGTCTTGAACGATGATTTTGATGTGATAGCTAAGGTGGTTCAGCAGCCGAATTGTCTTGAGTGTGAAATAGACAGTCATGGGAACACGATTGCTGTTGATGTAGAACGTGAATTTGTTGTTCAGATCATTGGCGAGACTAAGGTAGCTGTTAAGGTTGACCCAAAAGGTTACACATTTGATGATGATGATGACTGGGGATTTGATGTCACCGATGATGAACTCAATGAAGTAGAACCGAATTTTATTAATGAGCGTGACAAAGACTGAATCACTTACGAGGGGTAATACTCTCGTAAGTTTTTTTTGCACAGATGTATCCCGGTTGTCGTCTTATATCGGCAAACTATGCTATAATAGAACAATATATTCGTATGTTTTGGAGGATTCAATATGGCTGGCCATACACCGATGATGGAACAATATTTACAAATAAAGGCTAACTATAAAGACGCATTTTTATTCTTTCGCCTAGGTGACTTTTATGAAATGTTTTTTGATGATGCCGTCCATGCTGCGAGAGAATTAGAAATAACATTAACCAAGAGGGATGGGGGAAAACAAGACCCCATCCCGATGTGCGGTGTTCCATACCATTCTGCAGAAAACTATATAAAAAATTTAATCGATAAAGGTTATAAAGTAGCCATATGTGAACAGGTTGAGGATCCGAAAGCAGCGAAAGGGGTTGTCAAACGTGAAGTCATCCAGTTAATCACGCCGGGGACTGTCATGGAAAATAATATGCTGGAGGAACGGGATAACAACTATATTGCCAGTCTATCCTATTTCCCTGATGGATCTTATGTGATTGCGTATAACGACCTATCAATTGGTGAGACGAACGTTGCGCTCATTGCAAATGGATGGAATGCTGTCGTGCATGAACTTTATAACCAGCCAGTGAGAGAAATGGTAATTTCCTCTGAGCTTCCAAAAGCTTTGCAGGACGAACTGAAAGAAAAACTGAACATCACTTTATCATTTCAAGATCAAAATACCTTTAACAGTGACTATCAAGATTTGTGTAGCGGTTTGGACGATGACCGGCTAGTTCAAGCATGTAGCCGGCTATTTAATTATATTCAGGAAACGCAAAAACGGTCACTTGATCACTTGCAGCCGGCTACGGAGATCAAGCTCGATCATTATTTGTCATTGGATATGTTCTCTAAACGTAACCTTGAATTGACCGAAACCATTCTGAAAAAGGGAAAACACGGTAGTCTGTTATGGGTACTTGACCAGACAGTAACAGCAATGGGATCACGCATGCTCAAGAAGTGGCTGGATCGCCCGCTTTTGAACAAATGGGAAATAGAACAACGTCTTGATATCGTTGAAGGGTTTTTAACAGATTTTATGGAGCGTGACACATTACGGGAGGCATTAAAATCAATCTATGATCTTGAGCGCCTTGCTGGCAGAATTGCTTATGGGAATGTGAATGCGCGTGATTTAATCCAGTTGAAGCAGTCGCTCGCACAAATCCCTGACTTGAAGCAAATTTTAAGCCAATTCAATGGTGATGGGATAAATACATTAAATAATAATTTGCAGTATCCGGAGCAACTTTTTTCTATACTTGATGCAAGCCTGGCTGATGACCCACCGGTATCCATTACAGAGGGGTCCATTATTAAAGATGGTTACCATGAAAAGCTGGATACATATCGGGAGGCATCGATCAATGGTAAGCAATGGATTGCCGAGCTAGAGCAGAAAGAAAAGAAGGAAACGGGTATTAAATCATTAAAAGTAGGTTTCAATCGTGTTTTCGGCTATTATATCGAAGTAACGAAAGCAAACTTGCACCTTTTGCCGGAAGACAGATATGAACGGCGGCAGACACTCACCAACGCTGAACGCTTTATAACACCGGAGTTGAAAGAAAAAGAGGAATTAATTCTGGAAGCAGAAGAAAAAAGTGTTCAGCTGGAATACGATTTATTTAATGAAATTCGTGAACAAGTAAAAGCCCATATCCCGTCGATTCAGTTCTTGGCTGAAATAGTCAGTCAGATTGATGTACTTCAGGGATTTGCGACGGTGAGTGAAGCAAACCGATATACACGTCCGGTATTTTCGCAAAATCGGCTATCCATTAGCAAGGGGCGGCATCCAGTTGTGGAACAGGTAATGAAAAGTGACTCATTTGTCCCGAATGATATTTTGCTTGATAATGAAACGGAGATTCTGTTGATTACTGGCCCGAACATGTCCGGAAAGAGCACGTATATGCGTCAGCTGGCATTAACAGTCATCATGGGGCAAATTGGCTGTTATGTCCCTTGCAATGAAGCAGAACTCATTCTGTTTGATCAAATTTTCACTCGCATTGGCGCTGCTGATGACCTAGTATCTGGACAGAGCACGTTCATGGTTGAAATGCTTGAGGCTAACCATGCTATTACGAACGCTACCGAAAATAGCCTGATACTGTTGGATGAAATAGGTCGCGGAACGAGTACATATGATGGGATGGCGCTGGCACAGGCGATTGTTGAGCACATTCATGATCATATCGGTGCCAAAACAGTATTTTCAACGCATTACCATGAGCTGACCGCGCTTGAAGATACCTTGGACAAACTGAAAAATATACATGTCCGTGCAGAAGAATACGAAGGAAACGTTGTGTTTCTTCATCAAGTCAACGAAGGAGCCGCTGATCAGAGTTACGGGATTCATGTGGCAAAATTAGCAGACCTTCCGACACCGCTGATTGACAGGGCAAATACTATTCTGGACCACTTAGAAAACAATGATGAAAAACTTCCGGATGATTCAGGTCAATTATCGTTTTTTGCTAGTGAAAGTAAAAAAACTGAGCTTAAAACCAATGTAGACGAGCCGGAATCTATTATTGTCACTGATTTGAAAAATATTAACCTATTAGAAATGACACCACTGGATGCGATGAATGAATTGTACCGCCTGCAGCAAAAGGCGAAAAAATAAGCTGAGAAAGGACGATTGCCATGGGTATTTTTCAACTGCCGGATGCACTTGCAAATAAAATAGCCGCAGGAGAAGTGGTGGAGCGTCCTGCCTCTGTCGTAAAGGAATTAATCGAAAATAGCATCGATGCCGGCAGTACTTTCATAACGATTGACTTAGCCGAAGCTGGATTGCAAATGATTAAGGTGACAGATAATGGTGCCGGAATGACAGAAGAAGATGCAGAGAAGGCTTTTCTACGACATGCGACAAGTAAAATAAAAAACGAAACAGATTTATTTCGCGTCCATACGCTGGGCTTTCGTGGGGAGGCACTTGCCAGTATTGCAGCTGTCAGCAGATTGACGGTCAAAACGTCCCAGGGTGACCACGCAGGAACGTATCTGTCACTTGAAGGTGGTGTGGTGAAAGACCGCTCGAAAAGTGACGCCCGCAAAGGTACGGAGATTACCGTGGAGGATTTGTTTTTCAATACGCCGGCACGATTGAAGTATATGAAAACCATCCATACGGAACTTGGCCATATAACCGATCTTTTAAATCGTTTGGCCTTGTCCCATCCCGGAATTCGTTTTGAACTGCGCCATAATAATAAATCAATCTTTAAAACGACTGGCAGCGGTGACTTATTACAAGTGATCAGCCAAGTTTACGGTATGGGCACTGCCAGAAAGATGCTACCAATCCAGCACGAAACGCTAGATTTTTCCATCAATGGTTATATCGCTAAACCGGAAGTGACGAGGGCATCCCGAAATTATATTTCTACCATAATCAATGGTCGCTATATCAAGAGCATGCAGCTTACACAAGCAATCATCAGAGGCTATCATACATTGCTCCCAATCGGGCGTTCACCAATTGTCGTCTTGGCAATTGAAATGGACCCTATTCTAGTTGATGTCAACGTGCATCCTACTAAACTGGAGGCAAGATTCAGCAAGGACCAGGAATTAGTTACAGCTATTGAAGAAACTATTCGTTCAACGTTCCGACGTACATCACTTATTCCCGAAATGGAGCAAAAAAAGCCGGAACAGCACACGTATACAATCCAGGATTCCATGCCATTAGGTGAAGTGCAATCGAAAACTCTTTCAGACGGATCCAATCAGCGTGTGAACGAAGCTAGCCCGGTTATGGAACACAGTGAAAACGTTGCACGAAAAAGTGAGCACACTTCTGTGGAACCGACCATTGAATCGGTCAATCAAGATACCCCTAGGGAGGTGTCTTATGCGGAAGCGCCGATTGGTGCTGCTCCTGCACCGGCACATCCCGATGAGCAGGAAAGGATACCTGTCATGTATCCAATTGGTCAGTTGCATGGCACATACATTCTTGCTCAAAATGAAAACGGGTTTTACATGATTGATCAGCATGCCGCGCAAGAACGAATCAAATTTGAGCAATTCAGGGAAAAGTTAGGACAAGCTGCGAATGAAGTACAAGATCTATTGATTCCATTAACATTTGATTTTTCGAAGCAAGAGGCCATTTTTATCGATCAAAATAAAGACGAACTGGCAAAAGTCGGCCTGTTTTTTGAACCGTTTGGGAATCAATCCTATATTATAAGGTCATACCCAACCTGGTTTCCTGAAGGTTTTGCAGAAGAAATTATCCGGGAAATGATTGAACAAATTATGCAGCATGAAAAAGTTGACGTGGAAGCGATTAGAGAAGATGCTGCCGCACTGATGTCATGTAAACGTTCCATCAAAGCTAATCATTACTTGAATCAGCAAGATATGACTAGACTGCTAGAGGATTTGCGAAAATCTCGTGACCCGTTCACATGTCCGCATGGACGCCCAATAGTGATCCATTTTTCTTCGTATGAACTTGAAAAAATGTTCAAACGGGTCATGTGAATGATGTATAAATGACACACCCCGCGTGAATACTACTAGAAAAAGGAAGGGGTGTGTCTAATGGATAATCAAAAGCTTATTAATTTCTTAAATCAGCTTTTGTCCAATTATTTTGTTATGTATGTGAAATTGCACCGGTATCACTGGTTTGTACAGGGGCGGCATTTCTTTCAATTGCACGAGGTGTTTGAAGAAATGTATACAACATTTGCAGCCGATATCGATGTGATAGCAGAAAGAGTGTTGATGATTGACGGCAAGCCACTGGCAACCATGGTTAAATACATAAAAGAAGCAACACTTGAGGAAGCATCAGCTGATGATAAAGAAGATGAAATGATTGCAAGGCTAAAAGAAGACTATCAGCAAATCATTCATGAAATAAAGGAAGAGGGGATTCCATACGCATCTGAACGAAACGACGAACCAACTGTTGATCTGCTCGTCACCCTCCAGGGAAAATTAGAGAAATATGTCTGGATGCTCCATGCATATCGTGCGTATGAATAAATAGATATAGGGGAATACTCATGAAGCAAACAGTCATCGCGATTGTAGGACCGACAGCGGTGGGTAAATCACGAATAAGTGTTGAAGTGGCCAAACGTTTTAATGGTGAAATCGTCAGTGGGGATTCCATGCAAGTTTATAAAGGGCTAGATATAGGAACAGCTAAAATTACCGACAAGGAAAAACAAGGAATTCCCCATTATATGATTGATATCAAACAGCCTGATGAAGACTTTTCGGCGGCCGACTTTCAAAACTATGTCCAGCATTATGTTGATCATATCGCATCTAAACAAAAACTGCCGTTTATCGCTGGAGGAAGTGGGCTTTATATTCAGGCGGCCTTGTTTAATTATAACTTTGCAGACCAGCGCCGTGATGAACATGTAACGAAGCGACTTGAACAAGAGCTTGAGAACAAAGGTGTTATGGAGTTGTATAATCAGCTGCAGCGGCTTGATCCGGATCAAGCGGCAAAGATTCATCCGAATAATCATCGTCGTCTGATTCGTGCACTGGAAATCTATGAAACAACCGGCAAAACAATGTCGGCGTATCAGCAGGACCAAATGAGCGAAGGGCTCTATAATCCTATTTTGATTGGTCTGGAAATGAATCGGGAACTCTTATATGAGCGAATTAACAAACGGGTTGACATCATGATGGAACAGGGATTGCTTGACGAGGTTCGCAAACTGTATGACCGAGGATATGAGCATTTCCAAGCGATGCGAGGCATTGGCTATAAGGAATTTCTTCCCTATTTCAAGGGAGAACAGACACTTGAAGAAAGTTTCGGTTATTAAAGCGTAATTCAAGACGGTATGCTAAAAGGCAGTATACGTGGTTCAGAAATAAGTTGAACGTCCACTGGTACACGATTACACCTTCAACAATAGAATCAACATTTGGGAAAATTTCAAATGATTTAGCAGGAATGTTATAAAGGATATAGAAGTAGTTATATATAGATAGAAAAGAGGAGGAAAGACAATGGCGCAATCAGTAAATATTCAGGATCAGTATTTGAACAAACTGAGGAAAGACCATATTTCGGTTACACTTTTCTTGACGAACGGATTCCAATTACGAGGGCTTGTGAAAGCATTTGATAATTTCACTGTACTCATCGAAACTGATGGAAAACAGCAATTAATCTTTAAACATGCCATTTCCACATTTGCTCCAGTAAAAAATGTGACACTAGAAAAAGAATAAGACACGTAAACGGGCGCTTTTTTGCGCCCGTTTTAAATTGTCAGACGGTGTGTAAAGTGGGCGTTTGTCACACCACCCCAAGCAATCGCGTATGCTATTGTGACGAAGGGGTGATGATGTGGATACACAAAAACAGCGAAATAAGAACGGGCAAATTAATATTATTTTGCAAGATAAAAAGAACGGACGGCCAGAAGGAAACACAAAAATGCGAAATGAAGCAAATAATCCATTCTCACATATAGATACAGCCTTCGCTTCCTTTATCGGAATGAAGCAGTTAAAAGAAACGATTAAAGAAGTATACGCTACGATTGTCATTAATGAAAAACGGAA from Lentibacillus cibarius carries:
- the mutL gene encoding DNA mismatch repair endonuclease MutL, translated to MGIFQLPDALANKIAAGEVVERPASVVKELIENSIDAGSTFITIDLAEAGLQMIKVTDNGAGMTEEDAEKAFLRHATSKIKNETDLFRVHTLGFRGEALASIAAVSRLTVKTSQGDHAGTYLSLEGGVVKDRSKSDARKGTEITVEDLFFNTPARLKYMKTIHTELGHITDLLNRLALSHPGIRFELRHNNKSIFKTTGSGDLLQVISQVYGMGTARKMLPIQHETLDFSINGYIAKPEVTRASRNYISTIINGRYIKSMQLTQAIIRGYHTLLPIGRSPIVVLAIEMDPILVDVNVHPTKLEARFSKDQELVTAIEETIRSTFRRTSLIPEMEQKKPEQHTYTIQDSMPLGEVQSKTLSDGSNQRVNEASPVMEHSENVARKSEHTSVEPTIESVNQDTPREVSYAEAPIGAAPAPAHPDEQERIPVMYPIGQLHGTYILAQNENGFYMIDQHAAQERIKFEQFREKLGQAANEVQDLLIPLTFDFSKQEAIFIDQNKDELAKVGLFFEPFGNQSYIIRSYPTWFPEGFAEEIIREMIEQIMQHEKVDVEAIREDAAALMSCKRSIKANHYLNQQDMTRLLEDLRKSRDPFTCPHGRPIVIHFSSYELEKMFKRVM
- a CDS encoding Dps family protein, translated to MDNQKLINFLNQLLSNYFVMYVKLHRYHWFVQGRHFFQLHEVFEEMYTTFAADIDVIAERVLMIDGKPLATMVKYIKEATLEEASADDKEDEMIARLKEDYQQIIHEIKEEGIPYASERNDEPTVDLLVTLQGKLEKYVWMLHAYRAYE
- the hfq gene encoding RNA chaperone Hfq: MAQSVNIQDQYLNKLRKDHISVTLFLTNGFQLRGLVKAFDNFTVLIETDGKQQLIFKHAISTFAPVKNVTLEKE